In Caldicellulosiruptor obsidiansis OB47, a single window of DNA contains:
- a CDS encoding aspartate kinase has translation MGIVVQKYGGTSVADKERIFRAARRAISEYEKGNKVVVVVSAQGDTTDELIEKAKEINENPSKREMDMLLSTGEQISIALMAMAIEKLGYPVISLTGWQAGIKTDSHYSNARIVEIDTERLQRELDKRNIVVVAGFQGINKYDDITTLGRGGSDTTAVALAAALKADKCEIYTDVDGVYTADPRIVPNASKLKEISYDEMLELATLGAKVLHNRSVELAKKYNIPLVVRSSFNDNEGTIVKEVNSVEKLLVSGVACDKDIARVAVIGVENVPGKAFQIFSLLAKENINVDIILQSIGREKTKDISFTVSKSNLKQTLDVLTKNLHVIGAKDITYADNVAKVSIVGAGMVNNPGVAAMMFEALYDAGINIEMISTSEIKISVLIDEKDADKAVRAIHDKFKLHLLNSNGK, from the coding sequence TTGGGAATAGTTGTGCAAAAGTATGGTGGAACATCTGTTGCAGACAAAGAAAGAATATTTCGAGCAGCAAGGCGGGCAATTAGCGAGTACGAGAAAGGAAACAAGGTTGTAGTTGTTGTTTCAGCTCAAGGTGACACAACAGACGAGCTTATTGAAAAGGCAAAAGAGATAAATGAAAATCCTTCAAAAAGAGAAATGGATATGCTCCTTTCCACAGGTGAGCAAATTTCAATTGCACTTATGGCAATGGCAATTGAAAAGCTGGGGTATCCTGTTATATCGCTCACTGGCTGGCAAGCAGGAATAAAAACAGACAGCCACTATTCAAATGCGAGAATTGTTGAAATTGATACAGAAAGGCTCCAAAGAGAACTTGATAAGAGAAACATAGTTGTTGTTGCAGGTTTTCAAGGAATAAACAAGTACGATGATATAACCACGCTGGGGCGTGGCGGTTCTGATACCACAGCTGTAGCTTTGGCTGCCGCATTGAAAGCTGATAAATGCGAAATATATACAGACGTGGACGGGGTTTATACAGCAGACCCAAGAATTGTCCCAAATGCTTCAAAGCTCAAAGAAATCTCTTATGATGAGATGTTGGAGCTTGCTACACTTGGGGCAAAGGTTTTGCATAACAGGTCTGTAGAACTTGCAAAAAAATATAATATTCCTCTTGTTGTAAGATCATCTTTTAATGATAATGAAGGAACAATTGTAAAGGAGGTAAATTCGGTGGAAAAGCTTTTAGTATCCGGCGTTGCGTGCGATAAGGATATTGCAAGGGTTGCAGTGATTGGAGTTGAAAATGTTCCAGGCAAGGCATTTCAGATATTTTCACTTTTGGCAAAAGAAAATATAAATGTTGACATAATTTTGCAGTCAATTGGAAGAGAAAAGACAAAGGATATATCCTTTACAGTATCAAAGAGCAACTTAAAACAGACACTTGATGTTTTGACAAAGAATTTGCACGTAATTGGTGCAAAGGATATAACATATGCTGATAATGTCGCAAAGGTATCTATTGTAGGTGCTGGAATGGTCAACAATCCAGGCGTTGCTGCAATGATGTTTGAAGCACTCTATGATGCAGGTATCAACATTGAAATGATTTCAACATCAGAAATCAAGATTTCAGTTTTAATTGATGAAAAGGATGCAGACAAAGCTGTCAGAGCTATACATGACAAGTTTAAACTTCACCTTCTGAACAGTAATGGGAAATAA
- a CDS encoding sugar phosphate isomerase/epimerase family protein: protein MKIGFSTVGCPNFTWDEILAAAKDFGYDGIELRGLGDELEVYKAEPFAPENLPLTKKRLKELNLEISCLATSCYIFEKSYQENILKSAKAHIELAKELSCKYIRVLGDRWITPGENIDEEFVKEMLCKLCDMAKEYDVDILIETNGVWAESKRLAELLEDVPYENVGVVWDIHHPFRFFKENIEETFSNLKGYIKHVHIKDSKIENGKLVFKMIGEGDVPIEKAIDLLLQQGYSGYISFEWVKRWFSDLEEPGIVFLEFINRIKKIIK, encoded by the coding sequence ATGAAGATTGGCTTTTCAACAGTAGGATGTCCTAACTTTACCTGGGATGAGATCTTAGCTGCTGCCAAAGACTTTGGATATGACGGTATTGAACTGAGAGGACTTGGAGATGAACTTGAAGTATATAAAGCAGAACCTTTTGCTCCTGAAAACTTGCCACTGACAAAAAAGAGGTTAAAAGAACTGAATTTGGAGATTTCATGTTTGGCAACATCATGTTATATATTTGAAAAATCTTACCAAGAAAACATATTAAAGTCTGCAAAAGCGCATATTGAACTTGCTAAAGAGCTTTCTTGCAAATACATAAGGGTTTTAGGTGATAGGTGGATAACACCTGGAGAAAATATCGATGAGGAATTTGTAAAAGAGATGCTTTGCAAGCTGTGCGACATGGCAAAAGAGTATGATGTTGACATTTTGATTGAAACAAATGGCGTGTGGGCAGAGTCAAAAAGGCTTGCTGAATTGCTTGAAGATGTACCATATGAGAATGTTGGTGTTGTGTGGGATATTCACCATCCTTTCAGGTTTTTTAAGGAGAATATTGAAGAAACTTTTAGCAATTTGAAAGGATATATAAAGCATGTTCATATAAAAGACTCAAAGATTGAAAATGGCAAGCTTGTATTTAAGATGATAGGCGAGGGTGATGTGCCTATTGAAAAGGCCATAGATCTTCTTTTGCAGCAAGGCTACAGCGGTTATATTTCTTTTGAATGGGTAAAAAGATGGTTTTCTGATCTTGAAGAGCCGGGAATTGTGTTTTTGGAGTTTATTAATAGAATCAAGAAGATAATAAAATAA
- a CDS encoding nucleoside triphosphate pyrophosphohydrolase family protein, giving the protein MLKDIFIDDFQYVVDELLIRNKSILDSLTKFSESAARVNRSIIKSVTNCGCIRINAKKQEIPIDVSLKEAKKYLKTHVEGQLCENCRDLIEKEIGSTLFYLASICNTLDLNLYDIIIKEIERMKTLGEFNLR; this is encoded by the coding sequence ATGTTGAAGGATATCTTTATAGACGATTTTCAATATGTTGTCGATGAACTTTTGATACGAAACAAAAGTATACTTGATAGCCTTACAAAGTTTTCTGAATCGGCAGCACGTGTCAACAGAAGCATAATAAAATCGGTCACAAACTGTGGATGCATAAGAATAAATGCTAAAAAACAGGAGATTCCTATAGATGTGAGCTTGAAAGAAGCAAAAAAGTACCTCAAAACACATGTTGAAGGACAGCTTTGTGAAAATTGTAGAGATCTGATTGAAAAAGAGATTGGAAGCACATTATTTTATTTAGCTTCAATCTGCAACACTTTAGATTTGAACCTGTATGATATCATAATCAAAGAAATTGAGAGAATGAAGACACTGGGAGAATTTAACTTAAGGTAA
- a CDS encoding DUF4364 family protein has product MADEFNEIHTLAQNKLIILFFLSKINIPIPIQQLDEFVLSTKYMNFFEYQQYLKELEAQKLIHKYDDEIRTYIEISQTGRDVLNILLDLLPKAIVEEVEEYIKKNYRKIKLNTEIYSDYKILSPTEYIVICSLREGNSVLFEIKVNVPHVEIAKRICKNWNKNAETVYRLLFENLARNHEEPEKE; this is encoded by the coding sequence ATGGCTGATGAGTTCAACGAAATACATACCCTTGCCCAAAACAAGCTCATAATCTTATTTTTCTTAAGTAAGATAAACATTCCCATTCCTATCCAGCAGCTTGACGAGTTTGTCCTCTCAACAAAGTACATGAACTTTTTTGAATACCAGCAGTATCTCAAAGAACTGGAAGCTCAAAAGCTAATTCATAAATATGATGATGAGATCAGAACGTATATTGAGATATCACAAACTGGTAGAGATGTCCTAAACATTCTTTTGGATTTGCTTCCAAAAGCTATAGTCGAGGAAGTAGAAGAATACATAAAAAAGAATTATAGAAAGATTAAACTCAATACAGAAATCTATTCTGATTATAAAATTCTCAGCCCGACCGAATACATAGTTATATGTTCTCTTCGTGAGGGAAACAGTGTCTTATTTGAAATAAAAGTAAATGTACCACATGTTGAGATTGCAAAAAGGATTTGTAAAAATTGGAATAAAAATGCTGAAACAGTATATAGATTACTTTTTGAAAACCTAGCACGAAATCATGAAGAGCCTGAAAAAGAATAG